A segment of the Aromatoleum aromaticum EbN1 genome:
GCGTCACGACCGCCGTGGCACCGCTCGCTGGAGCCAGCTCGATGAGGTGATTATCTGCCTTGTCAGACACATTGGGGTGCGAGCCGTAATACCGTCACCCAACGCCTTAAACGAAAAACCCCGCCTTCCTGCGAAGAGCGGGGTTTCGGAATTGGCTCGTTAGCGCACGCGACAATAACGGCGCCAGCCCTGCCCGCCGTTAGGGCACATCACCGACCCTGAATTCAAACGAGCCGCCCGCGAACGCGTTGCCTGCGAGATCCTTCAGCGACGAAGTGATCACGACCCGGTAATATTTTTTGGCTTCAAGACTATTGGGACTGGTTGCATTTGGGTCCTTCGCGGCAAATGTAAATCGCCGGTCCGAATCCGCCACTAGGCTCGTTACCGACGGCAGAACTTGGGTATTCTTGCCGTCGAAGTCGTCGATCTCATAGACTGCGAACGCCGCCGGGATCACCGTGTTCGCATCCATCGCCTCATTGAAAAGCACCGAGATGGTCGCGTTCGGGCTGACATCGCTGGCACCCTCGGCCGGAATGCTCGTCGTCAGCAGCGGCGGCGTATCGTCGACCGTCCCCCCGGTCCCGAACGGCACGACGATCTGAGCGAGTTGATTCCCGGCAAGATCGCGGATCGAGTTCGTCAGCACAATCTCGTATTGCGTGTTCGGCGCATACGGACCCGAGCAAAAGCCAAACTGACGAAGCAAAAAGGTCCTATCGTCAATCTTTATCGTATCGGCCATGGAGTGACCCGTCCCACCCTGCTGCCGCACGAACATCGACACGTTAGTCACCGTCACCGGGTCAATCACCTCGGAGAAGCGCACGACGACGTCCGAGCAGCGATCGACGCTCGTCGCGTTGGCCGCCGGAATCGAGAACAACAGCGTCGGCGCGGTCGTGTCGACGCCGGGGCCGGAGCCGGACGCGCCGTCGATTTCCAATTGCAGGTTCGATCGGACGGTCACGCCTGCGAGATCCGTCACCGTGACGACGATCGGGAAGCCCCCCCCCGCAGTCGGCACACCGCTGATGATGCCGGTCCGCGTATCAATCGACAGACCTGCCGGCAGGCTCGTTGAAGACCACGCGTACGGCGCGCCGCCGCCCTGCGCCGTGACCGCAGCCGCATAGAACACGTTTGCGACCCCCTTCGGCAGACTAGTCGTTTCGATTGTCAGCGGGCCGCCCGATGACACTACCGACAGAGAGAACTCGCTCATCTTGGACTGTGCGATCGTCGCCGAGTCGGTAACGCGAAGCGCGAAACGGAACGTGCCGCTGACAGCCGGGGTTCCGCTCAACACGCCGTCCGACGATAACCGCAAACCCGCCGGAAGGCTGCTACCCGCAACGAGAGACCACGTATAGGGCGGCACGCCTCCGCTAGCAGTCAGCAGCGTCGTATAGGCGCGGGACTCGAAAGCACCCGGCAGATCCGTCGCCGTCGCGATCGCCAGCGGATCGGTACCCACCGACGCCACGACAGAAACACTGAACATGTTCACGACGCGTTCCGTAATGCCGTTGTCGACGTTGTTGTCGAAGCGGTCCGTCACCACCTCGACCAACACGGCTCCCGTTGCGCCACCGCTGACCAACGTGAATTGCGCCTGGCCGTTCGTGGAACTCGACAACACCCACTTGCCGCTCGCGCCGCCCGCACGCAACAGCGCCGAGTTGTCGGCCAACCCCGCTGTGTCGACGATGGCAACATAGAGATTATGCGTACCGGACGCCGGGTCTGGCACGTGCTGACCAGCTTCGTCGAGGACTTCGGCCTGCACGACGAGTTGTGTCGTGCCGCCGGAGTTCTGCGGCTGCAGGAAATTCGCGCCGGTCCGGTTGATGCGGATCTGCGACGCCTTGCCGGTCGCCTGGCCAACCGCGACCTGGAACTGCTCGCGGATATAGGAGATCGGCGTGCCGGCAAAGCGGGCGCCAATTTCGATCTTGTCGTCGTTACAGGTGACAGTCGCAGTGTCCGGGTTCGGCACGGCGACTTCGATCGTTACGGTTCCGGCCTTGTCGGTCGAAGTCAGCAGCACGTTCCAGTTTCCCGACGACGAGCTGGTGAAAAACGTCGTGCTGCCGCTCGTGGCGCCAGCGAGCAGCGGCGGGACGAGGAAACCGGAGGCCGCGCCGCCGATGATGTTGAACTCGGCAGACCAGCAGTTGCCGCCTTCGGGGCCGCCGCCGGCCACGTAGTTGCTGCGCAGATTGATCGTCGATGTGTAGGGGCTGCCGATCGCCGCGGCATCGCCTGCGATGTTCAGCGGGAGTGAAGTACGGTCTGCCGAAAACGTCAGCTTCAGCGTCTCTGCCGGGTTGGGTACGAGAGGTGAATTGCCGCCGCCGTCGCTACCGCCTCCTCCACCTCCGCCGCCGCATGCCACCAGCAGCGACGTCGTGACGCCGAGCGCCAGACCCCTGAATATCCCTTTTGCCATTGAATGCACTGAACCCCCTTCGAGAAATTGCCCGCAGCCGACCTGTAACAAATCGTGAATCGGCCGGAATTGGACCGCATATTACCCACATTTGCAACCGCGATGGCGGCTGCATCATGGCATGCGCGGGCGATGCAGAAC
Coding sequences within it:
- a CDS encoding Ig-like domain-containing protein; the protein is MAKGIFRGLALGVTTSLLVACGGGGGGGGSDGGGNSPLVPNPAETLKLTFSADRTSLPLNIAGDAAAIGSPYTSTINLRSNYVAGGGPEGGNCWSAEFNIIGGAASGFLVPPLLAGATSGSTTFFTSSSSGNWNVLLTSTDKAGTVTIEVAVPNPDTATVTCNDDKIEIGARFAGTPISYIREQFQVAVGQATGKASQIRINRTGANFLQPQNSGGTTQLVVQAEVLDEAGQHVPDPASGTHNLYVAIVDTAGLADNSALLRAGGASGKWVLSSSTNGQAQFTLVSGGATGAVLVEVVTDRFDNNVDNGITERVVNMFSVSVVASVGTDPLAIATATDLPGAFESRAYTTLLTASGGVPPYTWSLVAGSSLPAGLRLSSDGVLSGTPAVSGTFRFALRVTDSATIAQSKMSEFSLSVVSSGGPLTIETTSLPKGVANVFYAAAVTAQGGGAPYAWSSTSLPAGLSIDTRTGIISGVPTAGGGFPIVVTVTDLAGVTVRSNLQLEIDGASGSGPGVDTTAPTLLFSIPAANATSVDRCSDVVVRFSEVIDPVTVTNVSMFVRQQGGTGHSMADTIKIDDRTFLLRQFGFCSGPYAPNTQYEIVLTNSIRDLAGNQLAQIVVPFGTGGTVDDTPPLLTTSIPAEGASDVSPNATISVLFNEAMDANTVIPAAFAVYEIDDFDGKNTQVLPSVTSLVADSDRRFTFAAKDPNATSPNSLEAKKYYRVVITSSLKDLAGNAFAGGSFEFRVGDVP